A genomic region of Enterococcus sp. 12C11_DIV0727 contains the following coding sequences:
- a CDS encoding CopY/TcrY family copper transport repressor, which produces MAVAEMHHITDAEWEIMRVVWTQGTTTSKEVQQILNQKTEWKTTTVKTLLGRLVEKNFLSTEKNGNKFIYRSLIEEKSTIQLATTELLEKICAKEVSSVVKTIIAESYLSFEDIEQLEKVLAAKKESAVDVVLCNCTSEQSLYQQAN; this is translated from the coding sequence ATGGCAGTAGCAGAAATGCACCATATAACCGATGCGGAATGGGAAATTATGAGAGTTGTCTGGACGCAAGGAACAACAACGAGTAAAGAAGTCCAGCAAATTTTAAATCAAAAAACAGAGTGGAAAACAACAACCGTAAAAACCTTACTCGGACGTCTGGTTGAAAAGAATTTCCTATCCACTGAAAAAAACGGCAATAAATTTATTTATCGATCATTAATAGAAGAAAAAAGTACGATTCAGTTAGCGACAACAGAACTACTAGAGAAAATCTGTGCAAAAGAGGTCAGTTCTGTTGTTAAAACAATTATTGCTGAAAGCTATCTGAGTTTTGAGGATATAGAGCAGCTAGAAAAAGTATTAGCAGCAAAGAAAGAATCAGCGGTGGATGTTGTGTTATGTAATTGCACCTCAGAACAATCACTGTATCAACAAGCAAATTAA
- a CDS encoding serine hydrolase domain-containing protein: MNFKEKLESYINTYDQQGYLQGNLLVADKTGILLEQSFGLASIEFNVANTSDTKYQIGSLTKAFTSMAVLILQQQGYLSSGDSINTYLDNFPNGDKITIYHCMTCTSGIPNFTSLEDFWETTMRLSWTLDGMLDLFKNLPLEFEPGSQFAYSNSGYLVLTKIVEVVSGRSYAQFLQEHIFTPLNMNNTGCMNEVDIISKLASSYSYWGKEINTPQTNTSFPLGAYGIYSTAKDLYLWDQALRRHELISKDLTKLMFTINQGSYACGWDITKINGQLCRQHFGDVSGFVNSIKQFETDEFIVIFLSNLDLIPVGVITKEISELKFDSSFNITLPRIQPTFPYLLKRFVGLYEVVEDFFSFEVIADEDLFLIVPKLYDAPYKLKLKHLHSDNNKSVFKTEKINETIVFIHQEKETFQKIIYTDYYGMTRIAKKIR, encoded by the coding sequence ATGAATTTTAAAGAAAAATTAGAAAGTTACATAAATACCTATGATCAACAAGGCTATTTGCAGGGGAATTTGCTTGTTGCGGATAAAACAGGCATTCTTTTAGAACAAAGTTTTGGACTGGCTTCTATTGAGTTTAATGTTGCAAATACCTCTGACACGAAATATCAAATAGGTTCATTGACAAAAGCTTTCACCTCCATGGCAGTATTGATTCTACAACAGCAAGGCTATTTATCAAGTGGTGACTCTATCAACACATACCTAGACAATTTTCCAAACGGAGATAAGATAACTATTTACCATTGTATGACTTGTACCTCTGGAATTCCCAACTTCACTTCACTTGAAGATTTTTGGGAAACAACGATGCGACTTAGCTGGACGCTTGATGGTATGTTGGATTTATTCAAGAATTTGCCGCTAGAGTTTGAACCCGGCAGTCAATTTGCTTATTCTAACTCTGGGTATTTAGTTTTGACAAAAATAGTCGAGGTGGTCTCTGGACGTTCATATGCGCAGTTTTTACAAGAACATATTTTTACACCGCTAAATATGAACAATACTGGATGCATGAATGAAGTAGATATCATCTCAAAATTAGCCTCAAGTTATAGTTACTGGGGAAAAGAAATAAATACTCCTCAAACGAACACTTCATTTCCACTAGGAGCGTACGGTATTTATTCCACGGCAAAAGATTTATACCTTTGGGATCAAGCACTTAGAAGGCATGAACTCATCTCGAAAGACTTAACCAAATTAATGTTCACCATCAATCAGGGAAGTTATGCTTGCGGTTGGGATATTACTAAAATCAACGGACAGCTATGCCGACAGCATTTTGGTGATGTCAGCGGTTTTGTTAATTCGATTAAACAGTTTGAAACAGATGAATTCATAGTTATTTTTTTAAGTAATCTTGACTTAATTCCAGTAGGTGTCATTACTAAAGAGATTAGTGAATTGAAATTCGATAGTTCGTTTAATATCACACTACCTCGTATACAACCAACATTTCCCTACTTATTGAAGCGGTTTGTTGGTCTGTATGAAGTAGTAGAGGATTTTTTCTCTTTTGAGGTAATCGCAGATGAGGATTTGTTTCTTATCGTGCCTAAATTATACGATGCTCCGTATAAACTCAAACTTAAACACCTCCATTCAGATAACAATAAATCTGTATTCAAAACAGAAAAAATAAACGAAACAATTGTTTTTATTCATCAAGAAAAAGAGACCTTCCAAAAAATTATTTATACTGATTATTACGGCATGACACGAATTGCTAAAAAAATACGTTGA
- a CDS encoding LacI family DNA-binding transcriptional regulator — MTITVKDVAKKAGVATSTVSRVINDHPSISDATKKKVYKVMEEMGYVPNIAARNLGKRSSGAVGVILPPLDSRERMGNPFYLEIIESINDEARKHSMTTAIATAQSFETLLENVQLMHRQKQVDGFILLYSDKDDPVIDYLFENQVPFSLIGQPYTNEDQVIYVDNDNQLLGKHATDYLIENGHKNILFITNTTHENVYYERYFGYQKAMMLANLTVLPSVDMEQPEDYVAFEQLLKETKATAAVVIDDIFAMRMIQLAQMYGYRVPDDFSVISFNNSIYATLVHPYLTSIDIDIAELGKMGMQKLIESLQEKEATGVRMVIPHKLIKRETVLSLNETN, encoded by the coding sequence ATGACGATTACAGTCAAGGATGTTGCCAAAAAGGCTGGAGTAGCCACATCTACGGTTTCCAGAGTAATCAATGATCATCCCAGCATTTCAGATGCTACAAAGAAAAAAGTCTATAAAGTAATGGAAGAAATGGGGTATGTGCCTAATATTGCTGCTCGTAATCTTGGTAAACGTTCTTCGGGAGCTGTGGGCGTGATTTTGCCACCGTTGGATTCTCGCGAGCGGATGGGGAATCCATTTTACTTAGAAATTATTGAGTCGATCAATGATGAAGCACGTAAGCATAGTATGACGACAGCGATTGCCACGGCACAATCTTTTGAGACCTTATTGGAAAATGTCCAGCTAATGCATCGACAAAAACAAGTTGACGGCTTTATCCTGCTCTATTCCGATAAAGATGATCCCGTCATTGACTACTTATTCGAAAATCAAGTCCCATTCTCATTGATCGGTCAACCTTATACGAACGAAGATCAAGTGATCTATGTAGATAATGATAATCAATTATTGGGAAAACATGCTACGGACTATCTAATTGAAAATGGCCATAAAAATATCTTATTTATTACCAATACAACGCACGAAAACGTCTATTACGAACGCTATTTCGGCTATCAAAAAGCGATGATGTTGGCTAATTTAACGGTGTTGCCTTCTGTTGATATGGAGCAACCTGAAGATTATGTAGCATTTGAACAATTGCTAAAAGAAACCAAAGCTACGGCTGCAGTTGTGATCGATGATATCTTTGCGATGAGGATGATTCAACTAGCACAAATGTATGGTTATCGTGTGCCGGATGATTTTTCAGTGATTAGTTTTAATAACTCGATTTATGCTACATTAGTTCATCCTTATCTGACCAGTATCGATATCGATATTGCCGAACTTGGGAAAATGGGCATGCAAAAGTTGATCGAATCTTTACAGGAAAAAGAAGCAACTGGAGTTCGGATGGTGATTCCGCATAAGTTAATCAAGCGGGAAACAGTGCTATCCTTGAATGAAACAAACTAA
- the pgmB gene encoding beta-phosphoglucomutase: MFKGVLFDLDGVLTDTAEYHYQAWQRLGKEIGITIDRAFNEELKGVSREDSLKLLLAHGGRTNAFDSEQFAELAQRKNEYYVEMIQQVGPKDVYPGILDLLKHLKKEEIKISLASASKNGPFLLEKMALMSYFDGIADPAEVAKGKPDPEIFQLAAEKVDLTAAECIGIEDAKAGIQAILASGALPIGVGRPADLGSDIVVVASTKELKIELLTSVWQTANKN, translated from the coding sequence ATGTTTAAAGGGGTACTGTTTGATTTAGATGGTGTTTTAACCGATACAGCCGAATACCATTACCAAGCATGGCAACGTTTAGGGAAAGAAATTGGGATCACGATCGATCGAGCATTCAATGAAGAATTGAAAGGTGTCAGCCGTGAAGATTCGTTGAAGTTGCTTTTAGCTCATGGCGGACGGACAAACGCGTTTGATTCAGAGCAATTTGCTGAATTAGCGCAGCGGAAAAATGAGTATTACGTTGAGATGATCCAACAAGTCGGTCCAAAAGATGTCTACCCAGGGATCTTAGACTTGTTAAAACACTTAAAAAAAGAAGAAATCAAAATCTCGTTAGCTTCTGCGAGTAAAAACGGGCCATTCTTATTAGAAAAGATGGCGTTGATGTCTTATTTTGATGGGATTGCAGATCCAGCAGAAGTAGCGAAAGGCAAACCAGATCCAGAGATCTTTCAATTGGCAGCGGAAAAAGTTGATTTAACAGCCGCTGAGTGTATTGGGATCGAAGATGCTAAAGCGGGGATTCAAGCGATCCTAGCAAGTGGTGCCTTGCCAATCGGTGTTGGACGTCCAGCAGATCTGGGATCAGATATTGTAGTGGTTGCCTCTACAAAAGAATTGAAGATCGAGCTTTTGACTTCTGTATGGCAAACAGCAAATAAAAATTGA
- a CDS encoding heavy metal translocating P-type ATPase: MEVKTFDIEGMTCASCAQTVEKATAKLSGVSKATVNLATEKLNIEYDESKLSESDIQKAVSDAGYEALSNVQQRTFDIDGMTCASCAQTIEKATNKLTGVSKASVNLATEKMVVDFDPSAINVSDITKAVSDAGYEAIEQVDSADTVDKDREKKQKHIKEMWQHFWMSAVFTVPLLYVAMGHMAGLPLPAIIDPMMHPETFAMVQLILTIPVLYLGRSFFTVGFKALFKGHPNMDSLVALGTSAAVAYSLYGTAMIFAGDPQFTMALYYESAGVILTLITLGKYFEAVSKGKTSEAIKKLMGLAPKNARVFRNGQEMEIPVDSVQLDDTIIVRPGEKIPVDGVVIEGSSAIDESMLTGESMPVEKKVGDNVIGASINKNGSFRLKATKVGKDTALSQIIKLVEDAQGSKAPIAKMADKISGVFVPIVMVLSVLAGLAWYFLGQESWVFALTITISVLVIACPCALGLATPTAIMVGTGKGAENGVLIKSGDALETTHKIQTIVFDKTGTITEGKPKVTDVVTANDMSHDELLRLAASAEKGSEHPLGEAIVNGAEEKNLAFAQTEEFEAIPGHGIEVTIEGSRLLLGNKKLMDDRGISLGNLGVTSDQLAEQGKTPMYIAKDGAIAGIIAVADTIKPNSIPAIKKLHQMGIEVAMITGDNKRTAQAIAKQVGIDRVLSEVLPEDKANEVMKLQKEGKKVAMVGDGINDAPALAQADIGIAIGSGTDVAMESADIVLMRSDLMDVPTAVELSKATIKNIKENLFWAFAYNTLGIPVAMGVLYLFGGPLLNPMIAGAAMSFSSVSVLLNALRLKGFKPSALKK, from the coding sequence ATGGAAGTAAAAACATTTGATATAGAAGGGATGACGTGTGCCTCTTGTGCTCAAACAGTCGAAAAGGCGACTGCAAAACTAAGCGGCGTGTCAAAGGCCACCGTCAATCTTGCAACAGAAAAACTAAATATTGAATATGATGAAAGTAAACTATCAGAAAGCGATATTCAAAAAGCCGTGTCCGATGCAGGCTATGAAGCTTTAAGTAATGTACAACAACGAACGTTTGATATAGATGGAATGACGTGTGCTTCATGTGCACAAACGATTGAAAAAGCAACCAATAAACTAACGGGTGTCTCAAAAGCTTCAGTCAATCTAGCGACAGAAAAAATGGTCGTTGACTTTGATCCATCAGCAATAAACGTTTCTGATATCACCAAAGCCGTATCAGATGCTGGATATGAGGCAATCGAGCAAGTGGATTCTGCAGATACTGTGGATAAAGACCGCGAGAAAAAACAAAAACATATCAAAGAAATGTGGCAACATTTTTGGATGTCAGCAGTCTTTACGGTTCCATTATTATATGTCGCAATGGGACACATGGCAGGTCTGCCATTACCAGCAATAATCGATCCAATGATGCATCCAGAAACATTCGCCATGGTTCAATTGATTTTAACGATTCCTGTATTATATTTAGGTAGAAGTTTCTTTACAGTTGGGTTTAAAGCTTTATTTAAAGGACATCCTAATATGGATTCGTTAGTTGCTTTAGGAACTAGTGCAGCTGTAGCGTACAGTCTATACGGGACTGCTATGATTTTTGCTGGCGATCCGCAATTCACAATGGCGTTATATTACGAATCAGCTGGCGTGATTTTAACATTGATCACATTAGGGAAATACTTTGAAGCTGTTTCAAAAGGAAAAACATCAGAAGCGATCAAAAAATTAATGGGCTTGGCACCAAAAAATGCCCGTGTTTTCCGTAATGGTCAAGAAATGGAAATTCCAGTAGATAGCGTTCAGTTAGATGATACGATCATTGTTCGTCCAGGAGAAAAAATTCCAGTAGATGGCGTTGTGATAGAAGGATCATCTGCAATCGACGAGTCAATGTTAACAGGTGAAAGTATGCCAGTTGAGAAAAAAGTCGGGGATAATGTTATCGGTGCAAGTATCAACAAAAATGGTAGCTTCCGTTTAAAAGCAACCAAAGTCGGTAAAGATACAGCATTGTCTCAAATCATTAAATTAGTTGAAGATGCTCAAGGATCCAAAGCACCAATTGCTAAAATGGCAGATAAAATTTCTGGTGTTTTTGTACCGATCGTAATGGTTTTATCTGTGTTAGCTGGTTTAGCTTGGTACTTCTTAGGACAAGAATCATGGGTATTTGCATTGACGATCACGATTTCCGTTTTAGTTATCGCTTGTCCATGTGCGTTAGGATTAGCAACACCGACAGCGATCATGGTGGGAACCGGAAAAGGCGCTGAAAATGGCGTATTGATCAAAAGTGGAGATGCACTTGAAACAACGCATAAAATTCAAACAATCGTTTTTGATAAAACAGGAACAATTACAGAAGGAAAACCAAAAGTAACAGATGTCGTGACAGCTAATGATATGAGTCATGATGAATTATTAAGACTAGCAGCTTCAGCTGAAAAAGGGTCTGAACATCCTCTAGGTGAAGCAATCGTAAATGGTGCAGAAGAAAAAAATCTAGCCTTTGCTCAAACAGAAGAGTTTGAAGCAATTCCAGGTCACGGGATTGAAGTAACGATCGAAGGGAGCCGTTTATTGTTAGGAAATAAAAAATTGATGGATGATCGTGGTATTTCTTTAGGAAATTTAGGCGTCACATCAGATCAATTAGCAGAACAAGGTAAAACACCGATGTATATTGCGAAAGATGGCGCGATTGCAGGGATCATCGCAGTTGCGGATACGATTAAACCAAACAGTATTCCAGCAATTAAAAAATTGCATCAAATGGGTATTGAAGTTGCCATGATCACAGGTGATAATAAACGAACAGCTCAGGCAATCGCTAAGCAAGTGGGTATCGATCGTGTACTAAGTGAAGTTTTGCCAGAAGACAAAGCCAACGAAGTGATGAAGTTGCAAAAAGAAGGTAAGAAAGTTGCCATGGTTGGGGATGGCATCAATGATGCGCCAGCATTAGCACAAGCGGATATCGGGATCGCAATTGGTTCTGGTACAGATGTTGCAATGGAATCAGCAGATATCGTATTAATGCGTAGTGACTTGATGGATGTCCCAACAGCGGTAGAATTGAGTAAAGCGACAATCAAGAATATCAAAGAAAACCTATTCTGGGCCTTTGCGTATAACACGTTAGGAATTCCTGTAGCGATGGGTGTATTATATCTATTTGGCGGACCACTACTTAATCCGATGATTGCAGGAGCTGCGATGAGTTTCAGTTCAGTCTCTGTGTTGCTGAATGCTTTACGGTTGAAAGGGTTTAAACCTTCAGCGTTGAAAAAATAA
- a CDS encoding serine hydrolase domain-containing protein translates to MNLYHAIPKDFSGFISVTSNDVPLLLDTYGYRDLSNQIDNTIDTIFGTASGSKTFIAVAIMKLIEDRKIGIDQPINQILSKNMPNIDPLVTVHQLLNHTSGVGDYFDEEELTDYAALWEDFPNYKIRKNSDLFPLFIDKKMVNIPGKRFQYNNTGYVLLATIIEEVTRQKFDCYLKQLIFEPASMSSTGYFSLDRLPANVANAYIYDSETEEFYSNIYSIDVKGSGAGGCFTTLNDLSRFWKTLFSGKIISEHAVNLMQTIQASDCYGYGFWIAKKDEQIFPYMQGQDPGISFISSYDRSQNLNITIMSNLGQDVWTLHKEISATISEEETL, encoded by the coding sequence ATGAACTTATATCACGCTATTCCAAAAGATTTTAGTGGCTTTATCAGCGTTACATCTAATGATGTTCCATTGTTATTGGATACTTATGGCTATCGAGATCTTTCTAATCAAATAGACAATACCATTGATACGATTTTCGGAACAGCTTCTGGGAGCAAAACATTCATTGCCGTTGCGATCATGAAACTGATTGAAGATAGAAAAATCGGTATTGACCAGCCTATCAATCAAATTCTCTCAAAAAATATGCCCAATATCGATCCTCTTGTTACTGTTCATCAACTACTGAATCATACATCAGGTGTTGGAGATTATTTCGACGAAGAAGAACTGACTGATTATGCAGCCTTGTGGGAAGATTTTCCTAATTACAAAATACGTAAAAATAGTGATCTTTTTCCGCTTTTTATTGATAAAAAAATGGTTAATATCCCTGGGAAAAGATTTCAATACAACAATACAGGCTATGTTCTTTTAGCAACGATCATCGAAGAAGTGACTCGCCAAAAATTTGATTGTTATTTGAAACAACTCATTTTTGAACCTGCCAGCATGTCTTCAACTGGATATTTTTCTTTAGACCGCTTGCCAGCTAATGTCGCGAATGCGTATATTTATGATAGCGAAACTGAAGAATTTTACTCTAATATTTATAGCATCGACGTTAAAGGGAGTGGTGCAGGAGGATGTTTTACAACATTAAACGATCTTTCCCGTTTTTGGAAAACCTTGTTTAGCGGAAAAATCATCTCTGAACATGCTGTAAACCTGATGCAAACAATACAAGCTTCTGATTGTTACGGCTATGGTTTTTGGATTGCCAAAAAAGATGAACAGATTTTCCCATACATGCAGGGACAAGATCCTGGCATCTCATTTATTTCATCTTATGATCGATCACAGAACCTAAATATCACAATCATGAGTAACTTAGGGCAAGATGTATGGACCTTGCATAAAGAAATTTCCGCTACGATTTCTGAAGAGGAAACACTATGA
- the trxA gene encoding thioredoxin: MIQSITDENFIQETSQGIVLVEFWAQWCSYCKMLEPVLEELDREYATDIQIRQMNVETNEVIPEQYNVMSLPLLILFKDGEAKEKIVGYYPKHILKNYFKEILQK, translated from the coding sequence ATGATACAATCAATAACCGATGAAAACTTCATCCAAGAGACAAGCCAAGGAATTGTTCTAGTAGAATTTTGGGCACAATGGTGTAGTTATTGCAAAATGCTGGAACCTGTTTTAGAGGAACTAGATCGAGAATATGCAACGGACATTCAGATTAGACAAATGAATGTTGAAACAAACGAAGTAATTCCCGAACAATATAATGTAATGAGTTTACCGCTTTTAATTCTATTTAAGGATGGAGAAGCAAAAGAAAAAATTGTTGGCTATTATCCCAAACATATACTGAAGAACTATTTTAAAGAAATCCTACAAAAATAA